The proteins below are encoded in one region of Ricinus communis isolate WT05 ecotype wild-type chromosome 6, ASM1957865v1, whole genome shotgun sequence:
- the LOC8277753 gene encoding transcription factor SRM1, with protein sequence MYQENLSTRFLTQSSSARFCWNLSEEKQFEKALVQFSEDLPDRWQQIADCIGKSVQEVTEHYEELVRDVNEIDSGRVELPCYRDGNSCWESMGAVPSEISFGGKSNKQADSERKKGTPWTEHEHRLFLIGLHRYGKGDWRSISRNVVITRTPTQVASHAQKYFLRQNSMSMKKERKRSSIHDITTVDDKPVPLPIDQSWIPPPGAPVQQLSGMQDAPMPPAGHFPNQGGSMGYQNYDFHM encoded by the exons atgTATCAAGAAAATTTATCAACTCGGTTTTTGACTCAGTCATCTTCTGCACGTTTCTGTTGGAATCTGTCTGAGGAGAAGCAGTTTGAGAAAGCTCTGGTGCAATTTTCTGAAGATTTACCTGATCGGTGGCAACAAATCGCGGATTGCATAGGAAAATCGGTTCAAGAAGTGACAGAGCATTATGAAGAATTGGTTCGTGATGTTAATGAGATTGACTCGGGTCGTGTTGAATTGCCATGTTATAGAGATGGAAATAGTTGCTGGGAAAGTATGGGGGCTGTTCCTAGCGAGATTTCTTTTGGTGGAAAGAGTAATAAGCAGGCTGATtctgaaagaaagaaaggaactCCATGGACAGAACATGAACACAg GTTATTTTTGATTGGACTACATAGATATGGCAAGGGTGACTGGAGAAGCATTTCAAGGAATGTAGTGATCACAAGAACACCAACTCAGGTAGCTAGCCATGCCCAAAAGTACTTTCTGCGCCAGAATtctatgagtatgaaaaaagagaggaaaagatCAAGCATTCATGACATCACTACTGTGGATGACAAACCAGTTCCTCTGCCTATCGATCAAAGTTGGATACCTCCACCTGGTGCTCCAGTTCAGCAACTCTCTGGAATGCAAGATGCACCAATGCCCCCCGCAGGCCATTTTCCGAATCAAGGAGGGTCAATGGGGTACCAAAACTACGACTTTCATATGTAA